One stretch of Candidatus Bathyarchaeia archaeon DNA includes these proteins:
- a CDS encoding hydroxyacid dehydrogenase, whose amino-acid sequence MTYKVLISDPLFEDGIKLFEQKGYFVKKAWTLPKTELPNIIGEYDVLIVRSATKVTADLLSEGKNLKVIGRAGDGLDNIDVAQAEKQGIAVVNTPHVASVSVAELVIGHLLVLARNIIPATLTLREGKWLKEELMGTEINGKTLGIVGCGNIGREVKRLASALGMKVLTVDVCVSDEFVPIDVMLPQADFVTIHVPLTPHTRHLISTKEFAKMKDDVLLINCSRGGIVDEDALYDALLHGKVKGAALDVFEKEPPKNSRLLALKNVIATPHVGAQTYEAQVQTSIKIAQKVIEALEK is encoded by the coding sequence GTGACCTATAAAGTTCTAATCAGTGACCCACTTTTCGAAGACGGAATCAAACTGTTTGAACAGAAAGGGTACTTCGTCAAAAAGGCGTGGACTCTTCCAAAAACCGAGTTGCCCAACATAATCGGAGAATACGATGTGCTCATCGTTCGGTCAGCAACTAAAGTTACAGCTGACCTCCTTTCCGAAGGAAAAAACCTGAAAGTGATTGGGCGCGCAGGCGACGGCTTAGATAATATTGATGTGGCGCAAGCTGAAAAACAGGGTATCGCCGTCGTAAACACCCCTCATGTGGCTTCAGTTAGTGTTGCCGAACTTGTCATTGGGCATCTGCTTGTTCTTGCCCGAAATATTATCCCAGCTACCTTAACCCTTAGGGAAGGCAAGTGGTTAAAAGAAGAACTTATGGGCACCGAAATCAACGGAAAAACCTTGGGCATTGTGGGCTGCGGAAACATCGGGCGAGAAGTTAAACGGCTTGCCTCTGCTCTGGGCATGAAGGTTTTGACTGTTGATGTTTGTGTCAGTGACGAATTCGTCCCAATTGACGTGATGTTGCCGCAAGCGGACTTTGTTACGATTCATGTTCCTTTGACTCCTCACACACGACATCTGATTTCCACAAAAGAATTTGCCAAGATGAAAGATGACGTGTTGCTTATCAATTGTAGTCGAGGCGGAATCGTTGATGAAGATGCGCTTTATGACGCTCTTCTGCACGGCAAAGTTAAAGGTGCCGCTTTGGACGTGTTTGAAAAGGAACCCCCAAAAAATAGCAGGTTGCTTGCCCTCAAGAACGTTATTGCTACGCCGCATGTGGGGGCTCAGA
- a CDS encoding alanine--glyoxylate aminotransferase family protein, with product MHKKLLIPGPTEVSSQILQEQTHPMIGHRSKEFSDFYGGVTAKLAKFFKLPQGYQPTTTTSSGTLWFDIVGRSVVKKKALCCINGAFSKRFGEIVRSCGKPADFIEVDWGKVVKPDAVAERLESGEYDTLTMCHNESSTGARSPVAEVGKLVKKDYPEVVFAVDSVSSMGGDLTLPHEMGVDILFASTQKCFALPPGLAVALVSDKALERAQEVPNRGGYTDLLEIFEFEKKHQTPFTPNVSLLYALDKRLDLMIAETYPKIYQRHLDMAQLTRAWAKKHFEMFPEAGYESVTVSCITNTQGKNVKELNQKLAEKGLTISNGYGQLAEKTFRIGHMGEWTVEGIKEALAAIDEIWGLTT from the coding sequence CCCACTGAGGTCAGCAGCCAAATCCTTCAAGAACAAACCCACCCAATGATAGGGCATCGAAGCAAAGAATTCAGCGACTTCTACGGCGGAGTGACAGCTAAACTGGCAAAATTCTTTAAGTTACCCCAAGGCTACCAGCCCACAACTACAACCTCTTCAGGAACCTTGTGGTTTGATATTGTCGGCAGAAGCGTTGTAAAAAAGAAGGCTCTTTGCTGCATCAACGGTGCCTTCAGCAAGCGTTTTGGCGAAATCGTCCGTTCCTGTGGCAAACCCGCTGACTTTATCGAAGTGGATTGGGGTAAGGTTGTCAAACCCGATGCTGTAGCTGAGAGGCTGGAGTCAGGAGAGTACGACACATTAACCATGTGCCACAATGAATCCTCCACTGGCGCCAGAAGCCCAGTTGCTGAGGTCGGCAAACTCGTCAAAAAAGACTACCCTGAAGTCGTCTTTGCTGTGGACAGCGTTTCCTCTATGGGCGGCGACTTGACTCTGCCGCATGAAATGGGCGTTGACATCCTTTTCGCTTCCACCCAGAAGTGCTTTGCTTTGCCCCCTGGCTTAGCTGTTGCGTTGGTAAGCGACAAAGCCTTGGAGCGTGCCCAAGAGGTGCCTAACAGAGGCGGTTACACGGATTTGCTTGAGATCTTCGAGTTCGAAAAGAAGCATCAAACGCCCTTCACCCCTAACGTTTCGCTTTTGTATGCGTTGGATAAACGCTTAGACTTGATGATAGCCGAAACCTACCCAAAAATCTATCAGCGGCACTTAGACATGGCGCAACTCACACGGGCTTGGGCAAAGAAGCACTTTGAAATGTTCCCTGAGGCTGGCTATGAATCTGTAACTGTTTCATGCATAACAAACACCCAAGGCAAAAACGTGAAGGAACTTAACCAAAAACTCGCCGAAAAAGGCTTAACCATAAGCAACGGTTATGGGCAGCTTGCCGAGAAAACCTTCCGAATTGGCCACATGGGTGAGTGGACAGTTGAAGGCATCAAGGAAGCTTTGGCCGCCATTGATGAGATTTGGGGCCTAACAACGTGA